Part of the Propionimicrobium sp. PCR01-08-3 genome, TTCGGCGATCTGTTATCTGCTCGACATCACCGCTGTCGATGCGATCTTCTTCAACCTGCCGTTCGAGAGGTTCTTGTCGTCGCTGCGTGAAGAAGAACCAGACATCGATGTCGATTTTGATTCCGATCGCCGCGAGGAGATCATTCAATGGGTCTTCGAAAAATATGGACGCGAACGTGCCGCCCAGGTCTGCAATGTCATTCAGTACCGCCCGAAGAACGCGGTACGCGATATCGCGAAATCGCTCGGATATTCCTCGGGCCAGCAGGACGCATTCTCGCGTGATCTCGAACGCCATGACATATCTCTTGGTAGCGGTCCGGGTGACGATATTCCATCCCAGGTCGCCAGCCTTGCGAACCAGCTGCTGAAGGCACCCAGGCATTTGGGTATTCATTCCGGCGGCATGGTGCTGACCGAGCGTCCGGTGGGGGAAGTGGTGCCGATCGAGCATGCCCGGATGCCGGGCCGCACGGTGATCCAGTGGGACAAGGACGATGCCGCCTGGATGGGGTTGGTGAAGTTCGACCTGCTGGGGTTGGGCATGCTGGCTGCGCTGCAGCATTGCTTCGATCTGATCCAGAGCTCGACCGGTGAGGTGTGGGAGTTGGCCACCTTGCCGAAGGAGGAAAAGAGCGTCTACGACATGTTGTGCCGAGCCGATTCGATCGGTGTTTTTCAGGTCGAATCTCGTGCTCAGATGGGGTTGTTGCCGAGGCTTCAGCCGCGCCGATTCTATGATCTGGCGATTCAGATCGCACTGATCAGGCCCGGGCCCATTCAAGGTGGGGCGGTGCATCCGTTCGTGCGCCGCAAGCTCGGGCGCGATCCGGTGAGCTACCTGCACCCCAAACTGGAGCCGGTTTTGGCCCGCACCTTGGGGGTGCCGGTCTTTCAGGAGCAGCTGATGCAGATGGCCATGGCGGTGGGGGACTGCTCCGGTGAGGACGCCGACCTGCTGCGCCGGGCCATGGGTTCGAAACGCGGCCTGGAGCGCATCGAATCGGTGCGGGAGCGGCTCTATGCCGGCATGAAACGCAATGGTCTGGACGATGACTCGGCCGATATTATTTATAACCAGATTCAGGCCTTCGCCAATTTCGGGTTCGCCGAATCACATTCGCTGAGTTTCGCATTATTGGTTTACGCCAGTTCGTGGCTCAAGCTGCATTATCCGGCGGCTTTTCTTGCCGGGTTACTCAGGGCCCAGCCGATGGGCTTTTATTCTTCGGAGACATTGACGGCCGATGCCCGCAGGCATGGGGTCGAGGTGAGGCGGCCCGATTTACTGCTCTCCGGGGTGGACGCCGGACTCGAGCTCGGAACAAATGAAATACCCTCGGCCGTACCGGCCACAGATCGTGAACACGCACCCGAACGGCTACCGGCGAAAGCTGCAGCAATCTCCGATCCAGATCACGCTCATTCCGGTAATGAAACGAGCCTCTCCTGCACACCCTCGCCCCTGAATAATGCGCGGTCTCAATGTAGGCAGGCCGGGCCCACCGGAATGGCGTCGTGTCTGGAGCGCTACCAGCCGCCAGTAGGGGAGTTCGACCCGAATGAGCCCGACGAGGGGGCCGCGCATCGCCGCGATGGTCACTTCGTGGTGCGGTTGGGATTAACGAATGTGCATGGCATCGGACGTGATCTGGCCACACGCATCGTCACCGAGCGCGAACAGGCGGGGAAGTACCGCTCGATGGAGGACCTCGTCCGCAGGACCGGGGTGACCGAGGCGCAGCTAACGGCGCTGGCAACGGCAGGAGCCTTCGACCCGCTGGGATTGACCAGGCGACAGGCCTTGTGGCGCGCCGGCACCGCAGCCCTTGACCGGGCCGATACCTTGCCGGGCACGATCAATCCGCTGCAGCCGCCGCTGTTCGAAGACCAGACCGGCTTGGAGCGCCTGTCCGATGATCTGTCTTCGACCGGGGTATCCGTTGATGACCACGCGATCGCCCATATCCGCAATCAGTTGGCGAAGCGCGGGGTTCTGACCTCTGCCGAGCTGCGCACCTTTGAATCCGGACGCCGGGTCCAGGCGGCAGGGTTGGTGACGCATCGGCAGCGCCCCTCGACCGCGTCCGGGATCACCTTCATGAACCTGGAGGACGAATTCGGCCTGATCAATGTGATCTGCTCTCGGGGGCTGTGGCAACGTTACCGGCGTATCGCCCGATCGTCGGCGGCACTGATCGTCCGGGGCAAGCTGGAACGCTCTCCGGAAGGAATCGTCAACCTGCTGGCCGACCGTCTTGAGCCGGTGACCATAGACGTCACCCATCGCTCGCGCGATTTTCAATGACGCTGCTCCCACCGAACCGGCCTGCGGCCTCCACTCTGTTCCCGAACGCGCACATGCCGCATACGATTGAGGTATGGAGACGCAACCGTTTATCGACACTGTGGACCGGCTTGCCGATGTGGTTCGGGAGGCACGCACCCGGCAGGGCTGGACCCAGGCGGAGCTTGCCCAAGAAGCCGGCGTCGGCCGACGGTTCGTCGTCGACTTGGAGAAGGGGCACGCCCGAGCGGAGTTGGAGAAAACACTGGATGTTCTAAGAGTGTTGGGATTGCGTCCCCGTGCTATCCCCGCCTACCAACCATGGGCCTACGGCACCGATGGCAGATTGAAGGAGGATACCCATGGCTGACGCGTTGGAGACGTTTTGGGACGGGCTGCATATCGGGGTCTTCACCCGCGAGGCCGGCCGAGTCAGGTTCGTCTACGACGACGATGCACCCGAATATCCGGTATCGCTTTCGTTGCCCAGGCTTGGCGGGTGGACCAGGCGTGCTCCAGAAGTATTCCTGGACAATTTGCTGCCCAACAACCCCCGTGTGAGGCAACTCTGGTCCGACTCACTGCAAACCCCCAACACCCCGTTCGACCTGCTGGGGCAAGTGGGCGAAGATGTGGCTGGTGCACTGTCTTTCCTGCCCGAGGGCCAAACCTTGGAACGTGTGAGCACACCAGTGGAAGTGGCCTCCGATGATGAAATCGCAGCTCGGATTGCCGCCATCCAACGGAATCCAGATATGTGGCTGAACCGGGAACAGCTGGGCAA contains:
- a CDS encoding error-prone DNA polymerase gives rise to the protein MGYHNPPITWRQLEGTLTGRKKPDESDAPFSWKRGPYQAPPIVRPEDGVPYAELHAHSSFSFLDGASGPAELVEEAERLGLYGMALTDHDGLYGIVRFAEAAEQTSVKTIFGAELSLELPAPQKGVADPVGSHLLVLARGEEGYHRLAGALTAAQLAGKEKGRPVYDLDDLADRANGEWVILTGCRKGTVRQALVAGGPTEASRAMADLVDRFGREQVYVELTDHGNPMDSTHNDVLAELAGEQTLPVVATGNVHYANPGKHQLAQAVAAVRANRSMDELDGWLPAAGTAFVRSGAEMQQLFARYPDAVERTVELADELAFPLRRAKPALPKQEVPPGHTPMSWLRELVWQAVPRKYPDLDDAGRTRIAHELEVIETKDFPGYFLIVHDIVAEARRRGILCQGRGSAANSAICYLLDITAVDAIFFNLPFERFLSSLREEEPDIDVDFDSDRREEIIQWVFEKYGRERAAQVCNVIQYRPKNAVRDIAKSLGYSSGQQDAFSRDLERHDISLGSGPGDDIPSQVASLANQLLKAPRHLGIHSGGMVLTERPVGEVVPIEHARMPGRTVIQWDKDDAAWMGLVKFDLLGLGMLAALQHCFDLIQSSTGEVWELATLPKEEKSVYDMLCRADSIGVFQVESRAQMGLLPRLQPRRFYDLAIQIALIRPGPIQGGAVHPFVRRKLGRDPVSYLHPKLEPVLARTLGVPVFQEQLMQMAMAVGDCSGEDADLLRRAMGSKRGLERIESVRERLYAGMKRNGLDDDSADIIYNQIQAFANFGFAESHSLSFALLVYASSWLKLHYPAAFLAGLLRAQPMGFYSSETLTADARRHGVEVRRPDLLLSGVDAGLELGTNEIPSAVPATDREHAPERLPAKAAAISDPDHAHSGNETSLSCTPSPLNNARSQCRQAGPTGMASCLERYQPPVGEFDPNEPDEGAAHRRDGHFVVRLGLTNVHGIGRDLATRIVTEREQAGKYRSMEDLVRRTGVTEAQLTALATAGAFDPLGLTRRQALWRAGTAALDRADTLPGTINPLQPPLFEDQTGLERLSDDLSSTGVSVDDHAIAHIRNQLAKRGVLTSAELRTFESGRRVQAAGLVTHRQRPSTASGITFMNLEDEFGLINVICSRGLWQRYRRIARSSAALIVRGKLERSPEGIVNLLADRLEPVTIDVTHRSRDFQ
- a CDS encoding helix-turn-helix transcriptional regulator is translated as METQPFIDTVDRLADVVREARTRQGWTQAELAQEAGVGRRFVVDLEKGHARAELEKTLDVLRVLGLRPRAIPAYQPWAYGTDGRLKEDTHG